A genomic stretch from Pseudomonadota bacterium includes:
- a CDS encoding pyridoxal phosphate-dependent aminotransferase, producing MPRHPHASKTSDTLSDRVFSALAAKAKALSRPIYPLHVGDTYLDPLPEARAEAQRSAEHTRLHNYAPVQGEPALLEAIIDKLRRHHGVEVAADELQVMSGATAGLGTVVAALLDPGDEVVLPAPFWPLIRGILASRGAIPIEVPLFTRLGEPGFDPAGAIEAVITPRTAAIYLNTPNNPTGAILDADTIAAIAELAEQHDLWVISDDVYADLYFTPDRPQLVSLYDKLRERTLATFSLSKSHALAGARVGYTWGPLDAMKRVRSVQTYYTYCAPRPLQLGAAAALSKGDAWLAQARAAYAAAGRHSAQVLGVPAPAGGTFLFFEASAHLNAGETTLDFLERCLQAGVLLTPGSVCGRAYQDWIRISFTVLAPDHHARALAALKPLL from the coding sequence ATGCCTCGCCACCCGCACGCGTCGAAGACCTCCGACACGCTTTCCGACCGTGTCTTCAGTGCACTGGCCGCCAAGGCAAAAGCGTTGTCGCGACCCATCTATCCGCTGCACGTGGGCGATACCTACTTGGACCCGTTGCCTGAGGCGCGAGCCGAAGCGCAACGCAGCGCCGAGCACACGCGCCTGCACAACTACGCACCCGTACAAGGAGAGCCTGCATTGCTGGAGGCGATCATCGACAAACTGCGGCGACACCATGGCGTCGAGGTCGCGGCAGATGAGCTGCAGGTTATGTCCGGAGCGACCGCAGGGCTCGGCACCGTGGTTGCCGCGCTGTTGGATCCAGGCGACGAGGTGGTGCTCCCTGCGCCTTTCTGGCCGCTGATCCGCGGTATCCTGGCGTCGCGCGGCGCAATTCCGATCGAGGTGCCGCTCTTCACGCGCCTTGGGGAGCCGGGATTCGACCCCGCGGGAGCCATCGAGGCTGTCATCACACCCCGCACCGCCGCGATCTACCTCAACACCCCCAACAATCCGACCGGCGCCATCCTCGACGCCGACACGATCGCCGCCATCGCCGAGCTCGCGGAGCAGCACGATTTGTGGGTGATATCGGACGACGTGTACGCCGACCTGTACTTCACTCCGGATCGGCCGCAGCTCGTATCGCTGTACGACAAGCTGCGAGAGCGCACGCTCGCCACGTTCAGCCTGTCCAAGAGCCACGCCCTTGCCGGAGCGCGGGTGGGCTATACCTGGGGGCCTCTGGACGCCATGAAGCGCGTGCGTTCGGTGCAGACGTACTACACGTACTGCGCGCCGCGTCCGCTGCAGCTCGGCGCAGCCGCGGCCCTGTCAAAAGGCGATGCATGGCTCGCACAAGCACGCGCCGCCTATGCGGCCGCCGGCCGGCACAGTGCGCAGGTGTTGGGCGTTCCGGCCCCCGCCGGAGGCACCTTTCTATTCTTCGAGGCATCCGCCCATTTGAACGCGGGTGAAACGACACTCGATTTTCTCGAGCGTTGCCTGCAGGCTGGCGTTCTGCTTACTCCAGGCTCGGTGTGTGGGCGCGCATACCAGGACTGGATCCGCATTTCGTTTACCGTGCTTGCGCCGGACCACCACGCAAGGGCCCTGGCAGCGCTGAAGCCGCTACTCTGA
- a CDS encoding response regulator transcription factor: MARIVVADDDGHIREVVKYALEQAGHSVLEARDGAEALALVRQSDVDLAVLDIVMPEDSGLELCRKIRAHSSLPIVFVSSRDEELDRVLGLELGADDYITKPFSPRELVARVGAVLRRVRMDRQPPEGLGATRQQPSVHGPLEVDLERHRCSYHGRQIALTVTELGLLATLVQAPGRVLSRQQLVERVYGRGHFITERTVDSHIRRVRSKLSGHGPDPIETVYGAGYRMREVLE; the protein is encoded by the coding sequence ATGGCACGCATCGTGGTGGCGGACGACGACGGGCACATCCGTGAGGTCGTGAAGTACGCGCTCGAGCAAGCCGGACACTCGGTGCTCGAGGCGCGCGACGGGGCCGAGGCGCTGGCGCTCGTCCGGCAATCCGACGTGGACCTCGCTGTGCTGGACATCGTGATGCCCGAAGACAGCGGGCTCGAGCTGTGCCGGAAGATCCGCGCGCACAGCAGCCTGCCCATCGTCTTTGTGTCGAGCCGTGATGAGGAGCTCGACCGCGTGCTGGGGCTCGAGCTGGGCGCGGACGACTACATCACGAAGCCCTTCAGCCCGCGCGAGCTTGTCGCGCGGGTGGGCGCGGTACTGCGTCGCGTTCGGATGGATCGGCAGCCGCCCGAGGGTCTCGGCGCGACCCGCCAGCAGCCCTCTGTGCACGGACCGCTCGAGGTCGACCTCGAGCGTCACCGCTGTAGCTATCACGGCAGACAGATCGCGCTCACGGTGACCGAGCTAGGCCTGTTGGCGACCCTGGTGCAAGCACCCGGCCGAGTCCTGTCGCGGCAGCAGCTTGTGGAGCGGGTCTATGGACGCGGTCATTTCATTACCGAGCGCACCGTGGACAGCCACATCCGGCGCGTACGCAGCAAGCTCTCCGGCCACGGCCCCGATCCCATCGAGACGGTCTACGGTGCGGGCTATCGCATGCGGGAGGTCCTGGAATGA
- a CDS encoding ATP-binding protein, which produces MKRWGPSIRWWLLGANALVLAVPIVALAGLRIYDVFLLRQTERQLLAQSVVVGEAYRDAWRLESGRPHDQHRPPGRAAERYTPVEPVLDLGLEQVPATPETLPGRETSDTAFTRAGVRLEPLMRRAQTFNLSALRVLDPSGCVVATTRAQAGLCLGQLPEVKAAMLGRYHAVARARVSDEPTPPLGDIRRRGKTRVFTALPVFSNGRIIGIVRASRTGLDALSSLWTNRRGLLWLALASFALSACVSFLFSWAIARPLRRLTAGARRIAHGQRQAALASSGLTPAEIGELNDVFEHMTRKLNQRADYVGELASNLSHELKSPITAVRGAAELLREQGSRMPEAQRARFADNIEADAARLERLLARLLTLARLENPREQAAEPLDVARTVRSVLRRYTEQVQWLDSDPAPPLAIREEHVESVVVNLVDNALRHGEGKPIQVRVYAAGARVCIEVVDHGCGISEANRKRLFERFFTTARDSGGTGLGLAIVKAIAEQRGGSVQVHSDRNGSTFRVLL; this is translated from the coding sequence ATGAAGCGTTGGGGGCCGAGCATCCGCTGGTGGCTGCTCGGAGCCAACGCGCTGGTGCTCGCGGTGCCCATCGTTGCGCTTGCCGGGCTTCGCATCTACGACGTTTTTCTCCTGCGCCAAACCGAGCGCCAATTGCTCGCTCAGTCGGTGGTTGTCGGCGAAGCCTACCGTGATGCGTGGCGCCTCGAGTCCGGGCGGCCGCACGACCAGCACAGGCCGCCGGGACGCGCCGCCGAGCGCTATACACCGGTGGAGCCGGTGCTCGATCTGGGTCTGGAGCAAGTGCCAGCAACGCCCGAGACGCTGCCTGGACGCGAAACGAGCGACACGGCGTTCACCCGTGCCGGCGTGCGGCTCGAGCCGCTCATGCGAAGGGCGCAAACCTTCAATCTCAGCGCGCTGCGGGTCCTCGACCCGAGCGGCTGTGTGGTTGCGACCACGCGCGCTCAAGCCGGATTGTGCCTCGGACAGCTGCCTGAAGTGAAAGCTGCCATGCTCGGACGCTACCATGCGGTGGCTCGCGCGCGCGTGAGCGACGAGCCCACACCCCCGCTTGGCGACATTCGCCGCCGCGGCAAGACACGCGTCTTCACCGCGCTGCCCGTCTTTTCCAACGGCAGGATCATCGGCATCGTGCGGGCCTCACGCACCGGCCTGGACGCGCTGTCGTCGCTGTGGACAAACCGCCGCGGCTTGCTCTGGCTCGCGCTCGCGAGCTTCGCGCTGAGCGCGTGTGTGAGCTTCTTGTTCTCGTGGGCCATCGCGCGGCCGCTGCGCCGGTTGACCGCCGGCGCGCGGCGCATCGCACACGGACAACGGCAAGCGGCCTTGGCCAGCTCGGGGCTCACCCCGGCGGAGATCGGCGAGCTAAACGACGTATTCGAGCACATGACCCGCAAGCTCAATCAGCGAGCAGACTACGTGGGCGAGCTCGCGAGCAACCTCAGCCACGAGCTCAAGAGCCCCATCACCGCCGTGCGCGGTGCGGCCGAGCTGCTGCGCGAACAGGGCAGCCGGATGCCCGAAGCACAGCGGGCTCGCTTCGCGGACAACATCGAGGCCGACGCCGCCCGCCTCGAGCGGCTGCTCGCGCGGCTGTTGACGCTTGCACGGCTCGAGAACCCACGCGAACAGGCGGCAGAGCCCCTCGATGTCGCCAGGACTGTGCGCTCGGTGCTCCGCCGTTATACCGAACAGGTGCAGTGGCTCGATTCAGACCCCGCGCCCCCGCTGGCGATCCGCGAAGAGCACGTCGAGTCCGTGGTCGTCAACCTGGTCGACAACGCCCTGCGCCACGGCGAAGGGAAGCCGATCCAGGTGCGCGTCTACGCTGCGGGCGCGCGCGTGTGCATCGAGGTCGTCGACCACGGTTGCGGTATCAGCGAGGCCAACCGGAAGCGGCTCTTCGAGCGCTTCTTCACCACCGCCCGCGACAGCGGCGGCACGGGCCTGGGCTTGGCCATCGTCAAAGCCATCGCCGAGCAACGCGGTGGATCGGTTCAGGTCCACAGCGATCGCAACGGCAGCACCTTTCGGGTGCTGCTGTAG
- a CDS encoding DUF1080 domain-containing protein produces the protein MPAQRLHRYCCGLALCALISCRAYDEGILSGPPGQVPPSPTGGDPGLGGAGSGGSPAGGFGGSVGMAGAMAGNPGAGGLPPTGLAGFGGGAAGSIGIPPQAGFGGVGFGGQAAGGLSGSAAGLIGPGMAGMMTQTFADNFSDGFADGWSSFAGDWSVNGGAYTCDAGQGRKAIVDGLRFKDFAFEVRTRLASGQSGQPPSGDFGIVYRATNLSSSNNGMRGYYFSLRTVPPGVLLGRMEQGWTKLGEAPLQVNFNAWHRLRAVVKGARHEFYVDDSLVLTSDDAVITGGGSVG, from the coding sequence ATGCCGGCACAACGCCTGCACCGGTATTGCTGTGGACTCGCGCTGTGCGCGCTGATCAGCTGCAGGGCCTACGACGAGGGCATCCTGAGCGGTCCACCCGGACAGGTGCCGCCAAGCCCCACGGGCGGCGACCCCGGGCTGGGCGGCGCGGGATCGGGCGGATCGCCGGCGGGTGGTTTCGGTGGCTCGGTGGGCATGGCCGGCGCCATGGCCGGCAACCCCGGCGCCGGAGGTCTTCCGCCTACGGGCCTGGCCGGCTTCGGCGGAGGTGCAGCGGGCAGCATCGGGATCCCACCGCAGGCGGGCTTTGGCGGCGTGGGTTTCGGCGGCCAGGCGGCCGGGGGTCTGTCCGGATCGGCCGCCGGCCTGATCGGCCCAGGCATGGCCGGGATGATGACCCAAACCTTCGCGGACAACTTCAGCGACGGGTTCGCCGACGGTTGGAGCTCATTCGCCGGGGACTGGAGCGTGAACGGCGGCGCCTACACCTGCGATGCAGGGCAAGGCCGCAAAGCGATCGTGGACGGCTTGCGCTTCAAAGACTTCGCCTTCGAAGTACGGACGCGACTCGCTTCGGGTCAGTCTGGCCAGCCCCCGTCTGGTGACTTCGGAATCGTGTATCGAGCCACGAACTTGAGCTCTTCAAACAACGGAATGCGAGGCTACTACTTCAGCCTGCGCACCGTCCCCCCAGGAGTGCTCTTGGGACGCATGGAGCAAGGATGGACGAAACTCGGCGAGGCACCCCTGCAGGTGAACTTCAACGCGTGGCACCGGCTTCGCGCCGTGGTGAAGGGAGCTCGCCACGAATTCTACGTGGACGATAGCCTGGTTCTGACGAGCGACGACGCCGTCATCACGGGAGGTGGAAGCGTGGG
- a CDS encoding inner membrane CreD family protein, producing the protein MITPTRVQPGELAAQLSFSAPVSLFFFFLVLYMLATLRGIDIHPVNYGLLGGAFFAFHLLFAYSVDHLGVETAFALASVVSVALVVSYLRLVVSARFALREAALAQLVYLVGFSLAHFWHGYTGLTVTLLGIATLLLLMQLTGRVRWSDVLSRGHAPESGTRL; encoded by the coding sequence ATGATCACGCCCACGCGCGTGCAGCCGGGCGAGCTCGCGGCGCAGCTTTCCTTCTCGGCGCCGGTCTCCTTGTTTTTCTTCTTCCTCGTCCTGTACATGCTGGCGACGCTGCGGGGCATCGACATCCACCCTGTCAACTACGGGCTGCTTGGCGGCGCCTTCTTCGCGTTCCATCTGCTTTTTGCCTATTCGGTGGATCACCTCGGCGTGGAAACGGCGTTCGCGTTGGCCAGCGTGGTGAGTGTCGCGCTGGTCGTCAGCTACCTCAGGCTGGTCGTGTCGGCCCGTTTCGCTCTACGCGAAGCAGCCCTGGCGCAGCTGGTCTACCTCGTCGGCTTCTCGCTGGCGCATTTCTGGCACGGCTACACCGGGTTGACGGTGACGCTGCTCGGCATTGCCACGCTCTTGTTGCTCATGCAGCTCACGGGGCGCGTTCGCTGGTCTGACGTGCTCTCTCGGGGCCACGCACCCGAATCCGGGACGCGACTCTGA